The following are from one region of the Noviherbaspirillum sedimenti genome:
- a CDS encoding succinate dehydrogenase iron-sulfur subunit, with amino-acid sequence MARTLKFQIYRYDPDKDSKPYMQDLTVELKDTDKMLLDALQRIKSDVDDSLALRRSCREGVCGSDAMNINGKNGLACTTNLNELSEPIVLRPLPGLPVIRDLIVDMTQFFKQYHSIKPYLMNDQIPPEKERLQSPAEREELDGLYECILCACCSTSCPSFWWNPDKFVGPAGLLQAYRFIADSRDEATGARLDNLEDPYRLFRCHSIMNCVDVCPKGLNPTKAIGKIKELMVRRAA; translated from the coding sequence ATGGCACGTACACTCAAATTTCAAATCTACCGCTACGATCCGGACAAGGATAGCAAGCCTTACATGCAAGACCTGACGGTCGAGCTGAAGGACACCGACAAGATGCTGCTGGATGCACTGCAGCGCATCAAGTCCGATGTCGACGATTCGCTGGCGCTGCGCCGTTCCTGCCGCGAAGGCGTGTGCGGCTCCGACGCCATGAACATCAATGGCAAGAACGGCCTGGCCTGCACCACCAACCTGAATGAGCTGTCCGAGCCGATCGTGCTGCGTCCGCTGCCGGGCCTGCCCGTCATCCGCGACCTGATCGTTGACATGACGCAGTTCTTCAAGCAGTATCATTCGATCAAGCCGTATCTGATGAATGACCAGATTCCGCCGGAGAAGGAGCGCCTGCAATCGCCCGCCGAGCGCGAAGAGCTCGACGGTCTGTACGAATGCATCCTGTGCGCCTGCTGCTCGACGTCCTGCCCGTCGTTCTGGTGGAACCCGGACAAGTTCGTCGGCCCGGCCGGCCTGTTGCAAGCCTACCGCTTCATCGCCGACAGCCGCGACGAAGCCACCGGCGCGCGCCTGGATAACCTGGAAGATCCGTACCGTCTGTTCCGCTGCCATTCGATCATGAATTGCGTCGATGTCTGCCCGAAGGGTCTGAACCCGACCAAGGCGATCGGCAAGATCAAGGAATTGATGGTTCGCCGCGCCGCTTAA
- a CDS encoding succinate dehydrogenase assembly factor 2, whose product MSATHQSDPIKRARLRWRARRGLLENDLIITRFLDAHETTLSDEEVDAFSRLMELADNALMELLLARKEPEGEVDLPHVHALLVRLRAA is encoded by the coding sequence ATGTCAGCCACACATCAATCCGATCCGATCAAGCGTGCGCGCCTGCGCTGGCGCGCGCGCCGCGGCTTGCTGGAAAACGACCTGATCATTACGCGTTTCCTGGATGCGCATGAAACCACCCTGAGCGATGAAGAGGTGGATGCGTTTTCCCGTCTGATGGAATTGGCCGACAATGCATTGATGGAATTGCTGTTGGCGCGCAAGGAGCCGGAAGGCGAAGTGGACTTGCCGCACGTTCATGCATTGCTGGTCAGGCTAAGGGCGGCCTGA
- the gltA gene encoding citrate synthase, producing MTNSDNKATLSFSDGTPSLDLPIYKGTVGPDVIDIRKLYGATGKFTYDPGFMSTASCNSSITYIDGDKGELLYRGYPIEQLAVNCDFLETCYLLMNGELPTAAQKDKFVSTVTSHTMVHEQMQFFFRGFRRDAHPMSVLVGTVGALSSFYHDSLDISDAHHREVSAIRLIAKLPTLVAMAYKYSVGQPFVYPRNDLSYSANFMRMMFSNPCEDYKVNDVLVRALDRILILHADHEQNASTSTVRLAGSSGANPFACIAAGIACLWGPAHGGANEAALTMLKEIGSVDNIPAFIAQVKDKSSGVKLMGFGHRVYKNFDPRAKLMRETCYEVLNELGLENDPLFKLAMALEKVALEDEYFVSRKLYPNVDFYSGIVQSALGIPVSLFTGIFAMARTVGWIAQWNEMISDPEQKIGRPRQLFVGSPTRDVPPLAKRG from the coding sequence ATGACCAACTCTGATAATAAAGCCACGCTGTCGTTTTCCGACGGAACCCCCTCGCTTGATCTGCCTATCTACAAGGGCACGGTTGGTCCGGATGTCATCGACATTCGCAAGTTGTATGGCGCCACCGGCAAGTTCACCTACGACCCCGGCTTCATGTCGACGGCATCTTGCAATTCCTCGATCACCTATATCGATGGCGACAAGGGCGAGTTGCTGTATCGCGGCTATCCGATCGAGCAGTTGGCCGTCAATTGCGACTTCCTGGAAACCTGCTACCTGCTGATGAACGGCGAACTGCCGACCGCTGCGCAGAAAGATAAGTTTGTTTCCACCGTCACCAGCCACACCATGGTGCACGAACAGATGCAATTCTTCTTCCGTGGTTTCCGTCGCGACGCCCACCCGATGTCGGTGCTGGTCGGTACCGTCGGCGCGCTGTCGTCGTTCTACCATGACTCGCTGGATATCTCCGACGCGCATCACCGCGAAGTGTCGGCCATCCGCCTGATCGCCAAGCTGCCGACCCTGGTTGCCATGGCATACAAGTATTCGGTCGGCCAGCCGTTCGTCTATCCGCGCAACGACCTGTCGTACAGCGCCAACTTCATGCGCATGATGTTCTCCAATCCGTGCGAGGACTACAAGGTCAATGACGTGCTGGTGCGCGCCCTGGATCGTATCCTGATCCTGCACGCCGACCACGAGCAGAACGCTTCGACCTCGACCGTGCGTCTGGCCGGCTCTTCCGGTGCCAATCCGTTCGCCTGTATCGCAGCCGGTATCGCCTGCCTGTGGGGCCCGGCACACGGCGGCGCCAACGAAGCCGCACTGACCATGCTCAAGGAAATCGGCTCGGTCGACAATATCCCGGCGTTCATTGCGCAGGTGAAGGACAAGTCCTCCGGCGTCAAGCTGATGGGCTTCGGTCACCGCGTCTACAAGAACTTCGACCCGCGCGCCAAGCTGATGCGTGAAACCTGCTACGAAGTCCTGAACGAACTGGGCCTGGAAAACGATCCGCTGTTCAAGCTGGCCATGGCGCTGGAAAAAGTGGCGCTGGAAGACGAATATTTCGTGTCGCGCAAGCTGTACCCGAACGTCGACTTCTACTCGGGTATCGTCCAATCGGCCCTGGGTATCCCGGTGTCGCTGTTCACCGGTATCTTTGCGATGGCCCGCACGGTTGGCTGGATCGCCCAGTGGAACGAAATGATTTCCGATCCGGAGCAAAAGATCGGCCGTCCGCGTCAGCTGTTCGTCGGTTCCCCGACCCGCGATGTGCCGCCGCTGGCCAAGCGCGGCTGA
- a CDS encoding 2-oxoglutarate dehydrogenase E1 component, with product MMQQYRSNSYLFGGNAPYIEELYEAYLLNPGAVPDNWRAYFDAMQHVPAVDGSDKPDVAHAPVIASFAERAKQGPIRTVTASADVEMGRKRVGATQLIAAYRFLGTRWANLDPLQRQERPSIPELEPSFYGFADADMDTVFNVSNTYFGTENASLRDLLNALRDTYCRSIGAEFMYISDPAQKRWLQERLESTRSAPNFSKEKKQHILERLTAAEGLERYLHTKYVGQKRFSVEGGESFIASLDEAVQRAGQKGVQEIVIGMAHRGRLNVLVNILGKAPKDLFSEFEHTAPEDLPAGDVKYHQGFSSDVTTPGGPVHLSLAFNPSHLEIVNPVVEGSAKARMVRRGDKKGAQVLPILVHGDAAFAGQGVVMETLNLAQTRGYGTGGTLHIVINNQIGFTTSDPRDSRSTLYCSDVVKMIEAPVLHVNGDDPEAVILATQIALDYRMEFQKDIVVDIVCFRKLGHNESDTPALTQPLMYKKIGKHPGTRKVYADKLITQGAIPADGGDAMVAAYRAAMDAGKHTVDPVITNYKSQFAVDWMPFLNRKWTDAADTAVPMVELQRLATRITAVPEDFKLHPLVEKVLGDRAAMGRGETNLDWGMGEHLAFASLVSSGYAIRLTGQDAGRGTFTHRHAVLHDQKREKWDAGTYIPLQNVSDNQARFLVIDSVLSEEAVLGFEYGYSSAEPNTLTIWEAQFGDFVNGAQVVIDQFISSGEVKWGRASGLVMMLPHGYEGQGPEHSSARPERFLQLCADNNMQVVQPSTSAQIFHLLRRQMIRLFRKPLVILTPKSLLRNKDAGSPLSELANGSFQTVIGEVDEKIDAKKVKRVVACSGKVYYDLVNARKERGQGDTAIIRIEQLYPFPHKAFAAELKKFPNMAELVWAQDEPQNQGAWFQIQHNIFENLDDGQKLAYAGRPASASPAVGYYDKHYAQQKALLEMAFAKLKGFVLTK from the coding sequence ATGATGCAGCAGTATCGTTCCAACTCCTATCTGTTTGGAGGTAACGCGCCGTACATTGAAGAATTGTACGAGGCCTATCTTCTCAATCCCGGCGCCGTGCCCGACAACTGGCGCGCCTATTTTGATGCGATGCAGCATGTGCCGGCCGTCGATGGTTCGGACAAGCCTGACGTTGCGCACGCTCCGGTCATTGCCTCGTTTGCAGAACGCGCCAAGCAGGGCCCGATCCGTACCGTGACCGCTTCGGCCGATGTCGAAATGGGCCGCAAGCGTGTCGGCGCCACCCAGCTGATCGCCGCTTATCGCTTCCTTGGCACGCGCTGGGCCAACCTGGACCCGCTGCAACGCCAGGAGCGGCCATCGATTCCCGAGCTGGAGCCGAGCTTTTATGGCTTTGCCGATGCCGACATGGATACGGTGTTCAATGTCAGCAATACCTATTTTGGTACGGAAAACGCATCGCTGCGTGACCTGCTCAATGCCTTGCGGGATACTTATTGCCGCTCGATCGGTGCAGAATTCATGTACATCAGCGACCCGGCGCAAAAGCGCTGGTTGCAGGAACGACTGGAGTCGACCCGTTCCGCACCGAATTTTTCCAAGGAAAAGAAACAGCATATCCTTGAGCGCCTGACGGCGGCCGAAGGCCTGGAACGTTACCTGCATACCAAATACGTGGGGCAGAAGCGCTTCTCGGTGGAAGGCGGCGAAAGCTTTATTGCCTCGCTCGATGAAGCCGTTCAGCGTGCCGGCCAAAAGGGCGTGCAGGAAATCGTCATCGGCATGGCGCACCGCGGCCGTTTGAACGTGCTGGTCAATATCCTGGGCAAGGCACCAAAGGACCTGTTTTCCGAATTCGAGCACACAGCGCCGGAAGACTTGCCGGCAGGTGACGTCAAGTACCATCAGGGCTTTTCCTCCGACGTTACCACGCCAGGCGGCCCGGTTCACCTGTCGCTGGCATTCAACCCCTCGCACCTGGAAATCGTCAATCCTGTGGTCGAAGGTTCGGCCAAGGCGCGCATGGTACGCCGTGGCGACAAAAAGGGCGCGCAGGTGCTGCCGATCCTGGTGCACGGCGATGCTGCATTCGCCGGCCAGGGCGTGGTCATGGAAACCCTGAACCTGGCGCAAACCCGCGGCTACGGCACGGGCGGCACGCTGCATATCGTCATCAACAACCAGATTGGCTTTACCACGTCCGACCCGCGCGACTCGCGCTCGACGCTGTACTGCTCCGACGTCGTCAAGATGATCGAGGCGCCGGTATTGCACGTCAATGGCGACGACCCGGAAGCCGTGATCCTGGCGACCCAGATCGCGCTGGACTACCGCATGGAATTCCAGAAGGATATCGTGGTCGATATCGTCTGCTTCCGCAAGCTGGGCCACAACGAATCGGATACGCCTGCGCTGACGCAGCCGCTGATGTACAAGAAAATCGGCAAGCATCCGGGCACGCGCAAGGTGTATGCCGACAAACTGATCACCCAGGGCGCCATTCCCGCCGATGGCGGCGACGCCATGGTCGCGGCCTACCGCGCGGCGATGGATGCCGGCAAGCACACGGTCGATCCGGTCATCACCAACTACAAGAGCCAGTTTGCCGTCGACTGGATGCCCTTCCTGAACCGCAAGTGGACCGATGCCGCCGACACGGCGGTGCCGATGGTGGAGTTGCAGCGCCTTGCCACCCGCATTACCGCTGTGCCGGAAGACTTCAAGCTGCACCCGCTGGTGGAAAAAGTGCTGGGCGACCGCGCTGCGATGGGTCGCGGCGAGACTAACCTCGACTGGGGCATGGGCGAGCATCTGGCATTCGCCTCGCTGGTCTCCTCCGGCTATGCGATCCGCCTGACCGGGCAGGATGCCGGACGTGGCACCTTTACGCATCGTCATGCTGTTCTGCACGATCAGAAGCGTGAGAAATGGGATGCCGGTACCTATATCCCGCTGCAAAATGTCTCGGACAACCAGGCACGTTTCCTGGTGATCGACTCGGTGCTGTCGGAAGAGGCGGTGCTCGGCTTCGAGTACGGTTACTCCTCGGCCGAACCGAACACCCTGACCATCTGGGAGGCGCAGTTCGGCGACTTCGTCAACGGCGCGCAAGTGGTGATCGACCAGTTCATCAGCTCGGGCGAAGTGAAATGGGGCCGCGCTTCCGGTCTCGTGATGATGCTGCCGCACGGTTATGAAGGCCAGGGTCCGGAGCATTCGTCGGCACGTCCGGAACGCTTCCTGCAGCTGTGCGCCGACAACAACATGCAAGTCGTGCAGCCCAGCACTTCGGCGCAGATTTTCCATCTGCTGCGCCGCCAGATGATTCGCCTGTTCAGGAAGCCGCTGGTGATCCTGACGCCGAAATCGCTGTTGCGCAACAAGGATGCCGGCTCGCCTTTGTCGGAGCTGGCCAATGGTTCGTTCCAGACCGTGATTGGCGAAGTCGACGAGAAAATCGACGCCAAGAAAGTCAAGCGCGTGGTCGCCTGCTCCGGCAAGGTGTATTACGACCTGGTGAATGCCCGCAAGGAGCGCGGCCAGGGCGATACGGCGATCATCCGTATCGAGCAGCTGTACCCGTTCCCGCACAAGGCATTTGCCGCGGAATTGAAGAAATTCCCGAACATGGCCGAACTGGTGTGGGCGCAGGATGAGCCGCAAAACCAGGGCGCCTGGTTCCAGATCCAGCACAATATCTTCGAGAACCTCGATGATGGCCAGAAGCTTGCCTACGCAGGCCGCCCCGCCAGCGCATCGCCGGCGGTCGGTTACTACGACAAGCACTATGCGCAGCAGAAGGCGTTGCTGGAAATGGCGTTTGCCAAGCTCAAGGGCTTCGTCCTGACTAAATAA
- the odhB gene encoding 2-oxoglutarate dehydrogenase complex dihydrolipoyllysine-residue succinyltransferase yields the protein MAIFEVKVPQLSESVAEATLLQWHKKVGETVARDENLIDIETDKVVLELPAPAAGVITQIIRGDGSTVVAGELIAVIDTEATASAGAPAAAAPAAVAPAAAAAAPSAAGIAMPAAAKMLADNQLSASQVAGTGKDGRITKGDVIGALEKKPAAAPAAPAAAAKPALQQVAAPVSLNLGDRPEERVPMSRLRARVAERLLQSQATNAILTTFNEVNMQPVMDLRNKYKDKFEKEHGVKLGFMSFFVKAAVAALKKYPVLNASVDGNDIVYHGYFDIGVAVGSPRGLVVPVLRNADQMSIAEIEKKIGEFGAKAKDGKLTLEDLSGGTFSISNGGVFGSMLSTPIINPPQSAILGIHATKDRAVVENGQIVIRPMNYFAMSYDHRIIDGREAVLGLVAMKEAMEDPARLLLDL from the coding sequence ATGGCTATTTTTGAAGTGAAAGTTCCGCAACTGTCGGAATCGGTTGCCGAGGCAACCCTGCTGCAGTGGCACAAGAAGGTCGGCGAAACCGTCGCCCGCGATGAAAACCTGATCGACATCGAAACCGACAAGGTCGTGCTGGAATTGCCGGCACCCGCCGCCGGTGTCATCACCCAGATCATCCGGGGCGATGGTTCGACCGTCGTCGCCGGTGAATTGATCGCCGTCATTGATACCGAAGCCACCGCATCGGCAGGCGCCCCTGCAGCGGCAGCACCGGCTGCTGTCGCACCGGCTGCTGCCGCTGCGGCGCCGTCGGCCGCCGGCATCGCCATGCCCGCCGCCGCCAAGATGCTGGCCGATAACCAGCTGTCGGCTTCGCAAGTGGCCGGCACCGGCAAGGATGGCCGCATCACCAAGGGTGACGTCATCGGCGCGCTGGAAAAGAAACCCGCTGCCGCACCGGCCGCGCCTGCCGCTGCCGCCAAGCCGGCCCTGCAGCAAGTCGCCGCACCGGTCAGCCTGAATCTGGGCGACCGTCCGGAAGAGCGCGTGCCGATGAGCCGCCTGCGTGCCCGCGTGGCCGAGCGCCTGCTGCAATCGCAAGCGACCAATGCCATCCTGACGACCTTCAACGAGGTCAACATGCAGCCGGTCATGGACCTGCGCAACAAGTACAAGGACAAGTTCGAGAAGGAACACGGCGTCAAGCTGGGCTTCATGTCCTTCTTCGTCAAGGCGGCCGTCGCCGCCCTGAAAAAATACCCGGTCCTGAACGCTTCGGTCGATGGCAATGACATCGTCTATCACGGCTATTTCGACATCGGTGTCGCAGTCGGTTCGCCGCGCGGCCTGGTCGTGCCGGTCCTGCGCAATGCCGATCAAATGTCGATCGCCGAGATTGAAAAGAAAATCGGCGAATTCGGCGCCAAGGCCAAGGATGGCAAGCTGACCCTGGAGGACCTGTCGGGCGGCACCTTCTCGATTTCCAATGGCGGCGTGTTCGGTTCCATGCTGTCGACCCCGATCATCAACCCGCCGCAATCGGCGATCCTCGGCATTCATGCCACCAAGGACCGTGCCGTGGTCGAGAACGGCCAGATCGTGATCCGTCCAATGAACTACTTCGCGATGTCGTATGACCATCGCATCATCGACGGCCGCGAAGCAGTGCTCGGCCTGGTGGCAATGAAGGAAGCCATGGAAGATCCGGCACGCCTGCTGCTGGACCTGTAA
- the lpdA gene encoding dihydrolipoyl dehydrogenase: MSKEFDVVVIGAGPGGYIAAIRAAQLGFKTACIDEWKNDKGGPAPGGTCTNVGCIPSKALLQSSEHYEHAGHGFAEHGIEVKGLSLNLKQMLGRKDNVVKQNNDGILYLFKKNKVTFFHGRGSFEKAEGGVYTIKVAGAAEETITGKHVVIATGSNPRALPGAAFDEKLILSNAGALAIDAVPKKLGVIGAGVIGLEMGSVWRRVGAAVTVLEAMPTFLGAVDEQIAKEAQKLLAKQGLEVSLGVKIGAITAGKKDVTVEYADAAGKEHKAVFDKLIVSIGRVPNTTGLNAEGVGLKLDERGFVAVDDDCKASLPNVWAVGDVVRGPMLAHKAEEEGVAVAERIAGQHGHVNFNTIPWVIYTSPEIAWVGKTEQQLKAEGVAYKAGTFPFLANGRARALGDTSGMVKFLADAKTDEILGVHIVGPMASELIAESVVAMEFRASSEDIARICHAHPSLSEATKEAALAVDKRALNF; this comes from the coding sequence ATGTCCAAAGAATTTGATGTAGTGGTGATCGGCGCCGGTCCCGGCGGGTATATCGCGGCCATCCGCGCTGCGCAGCTGGGTTTCAAGACCGCTTGTATCGATGAGTGGAAAAACGACAAGGGCGGCCCGGCACCGGGCGGCACCTGCACCAACGTTGGCTGCATACCCTCCAAGGCCTTGCTGCAATCTTCGGAGCATTACGAACATGCCGGTCACGGCTTCGCCGAGCATGGCATCGAGGTCAAGGGCCTGAGCCTGAATCTCAAGCAGATGCTTGGTCGCAAGGATAACGTCGTCAAGCAAAACAACGACGGCATCCTGTACCTGTTCAAGAAAAACAAGGTTACCTTTTTCCACGGCCGCGGTTCGTTCGAGAAGGCCGAGGGTGGCGTCTACACCATCAAGGTCGCCGGCGCTGCCGAAGAAACCATCACCGGCAAGCATGTCGTGATCGCCACCGGCTCCAATCCGCGTGCCTTGCCTGGCGCAGCCTTCGATGAAAAGCTGATCCTCTCGAACGCCGGCGCGCTGGCGATCGACGCCGTGCCGAAAAAGCTGGGCGTGATCGGTGCCGGCGTCATCGGCCTGGAAATGGGCAGCGTCTGGCGTCGCGTCGGCGCCGCAGTGACGGTGCTGGAAGCCATGCCGACCTTCCTCGGCGCAGTCGACGAGCAGATCGCCAAGGAAGCGCAAAAGCTGCTGGCCAAGCAGGGCCTGGAAGTCAGCCTGGGCGTCAAGATCGGTGCGATTACCGCCGGCAAGAAAGACGTCACCGTGGAATACGCGGATGCCGCCGGCAAGGAACACAAGGCGGTGTTCGACAAGCTGATCGTCTCGATCGGCCGCGTGCCCAACACCACGGGCCTGAATGCCGAAGGCGTTGGCCTCAAACTCGATGAGCGTGGTTTTGTCGCCGTCGACGACGATTGCAAGGCCAGCCTGCCGAACGTGTGGGCGGTGGGTGACGTGGTGCGCGGCCCGATGCTGGCACACAAGGCCGAAGAAGAGGGAGTTGCAGTTGCTGAACGTATTGCCGGCCAGCATGGTCACGTCAATTTCAACACAATTCCCTGGGTGATTTATACTTCTCCAGAGATCGCCTGGGTTGGCAAGACCGAGCAGCAGCTGAAGGCGGAAGGCGTGGCGTACAAGGCCGGCACTTTCCCTTTCCTGGCCAACGGCCGTGCGCGCGCGCTGGGCGATACTTCCGGCATGGTGAAGTTCCTGGCGGATGCGAAGACCGATGAAATCCTCGGCGTGCATATCGTCGGTCCGATGGCTTCGGAACTGATTGCCGAATCGGTGGTGGCGATGGAATTCCGGGCATCTTCGGAAGACATCGCCCGCATCTGCCATGCGCATCCTTCGCTGTCGGAAGCGACCAAGGAAGCAGCGTTGGCAGTTGACAAGCGCGCGCTGAACTTTTAA
- the zapE gene encoding cell division protein ZapE translates to MNVQEFYEHALKQRSYASDPAQLRAVARLQQSFDEWKAYKATRSSKLKRMIRRPEVPRGVYMWGGVGRGKSFLMDSFYSVVPVVRKTRLHFHEFMHGVHRELDALRGVADPLDEVARRIARKYRLICFDEFHVSDIADAMILYNLLKALFENGVSFVMTSNYAPDTLYPDGLHRDRMLPAIALLKEKLDVLNVDAGNDYRKRSMEQVESYLTPLGAATDRALRHAFTAIAECADEEPHIIVEAREIHTLRRAGGVIWFDFAAMCGSPRSQNDYLDIASRFHTVILSGIPRMTAAMASEARRFTWLIDVFYDRKVKLLMSAEVPPEELYTEGTLATEFHRTVSRIIEMQSREYMESNRREIADAIA, encoded by the coding sequence ATGAACGTCCAGGAATTTTATGAGCATGCGCTCAAGCAGCGCAGCTATGCGTCCGATCCGGCGCAGCTGCGCGCGGTAGCACGCCTGCAGCAGTCTTTCGATGAATGGAAGGCGTACAAGGCGACCCGCTCCAGCAAGCTCAAGCGCATGATCCGACGCCCCGAAGTGCCGCGCGGCGTTTACATGTGGGGCGGGGTCGGCCGCGGCAAGTCGTTTTTGATGGACAGCTTTTATTCTGTGGTGCCGGTGGTGCGCAAGACGCGCCTGCACTTTCACGAATTCATGCATGGCGTGCATCGCGAGCTCGATGCGCTGAGAGGGGTCGCCGACCCGCTTGATGAAGTTGCGCGCCGCATCGCCCGCAAGTACCGCCTGATCTGCTTCGACGAATTTCACGTCTCGGATATCGCCGACGCCATGATCCTGTACAACCTGCTCAAGGCCTTGTTCGAGAACGGCGTGAGCTTCGTCATGACCTCCAACTATGCGCCGGACACGCTGTACCCGGACGGTTTGCATCGCGATCGCATGTTGCCGGCGATCGCCTTGCTCAAGGAAAAGCTCGACGTGCTGAATGTCGATGCCGGCAACGATTACCGCAAGCGCTCGATGGAGCAGGTGGAAAGCTACCTGACGCCGCTGGGCGCCGCGACCGACCGCGCCTTGCGCCACGCCTTCACGGCGATCGCCGAATGCGCCGACGAGGAGCCGCACATCATCGTCGAAGCGCGCGAGATCCATACGCTGCGCCGTGCCGGCGGCGTGATCTGGTTCGATTTTGCCGCCATGTGCGGTTCGCCGCGCTCGCAAAACGATTATCTGGATATCGCCAGCCGCTTCCATACGGTGATCCTGTCGGGGATTCCGCGCATGACGGCGGCGATGGCGTCCGAAGCGCGCCGTTTCACCTGGTTGATCGACGTGTTTTACGACCGTAAGGTCAAGCTGTTGATGTCGGCCGAAGTGCCGCCCGAGGAGTTGTACACTGAAGGCACGCTGGCTACCGAATTTCATCGTACCGTTTCGCGCATCATCGAAATGCAGTCGCGCGAATACATGGAGTCGAACCGGCGCGAAATCGCCGATGCGATCGCCTGA
- a CDS encoding PP2C family protein-serine/threonine phosphatase, whose protein sequence is MSQYKIEAGTAQHIGDRSEQQDRAALFSAPKAPGYMMAVLADGMGGRSGGSMAAEQVIRTARQNFELFSPLTETVEEMMKIIAHEVHTIIKLTGFSAEKQPHSTMVLLVITPDKSAIWAHVGDSRLYRFSGPNFAERTTDHSYVEQLISQGKLARDEAKNHKLSNILINVLGSSSNEPYITIGRHDGLKAGDAFLLCSDGLWHYFSDAELGAALAMNSPRQASEMLIKKARERAAGTVADNCTLAIVKLVTLPKEQRNYTVGKMGRAV, encoded by the coding sequence ATGAGCCAATACAAGATTGAAGCAGGCACGGCCCAACACATAGGCGACCGGTCTGAACAACAGGATCGCGCCGCGCTCTTTTCCGCGCCCAAGGCACCCGGTTACATGATGGCGGTGCTGGCCGACGGCATGGGCGGCAGGAGCGGCGGCTCTATGGCTGCAGAGCAAGTAATCCGCACTGCCAGGCAGAATTTCGAACTCTTCTCGCCGCTGACCGAAACGGTTGAAGAGATGATGAAGATCATCGCCCATGAAGTCCACACCATCATCAAGCTGACCGGATTTTCGGCCGAAAAACAACCGCACAGCACCATGGTACTGCTGGTAATCACGCCCGACAAGTCCGCGATCTGGGCGCATGTCGGCGATTCACGCCTGTACCGATTCAGCGGCCCCAATTTCGCCGAACGCACCACCGACCATTCCTATGTCGAACAATTGATCAGCCAGGGCAAACTGGCGCGCGACGAAGCCAAAAACCACAAGCTGTCCAACATTTTGATCAACGTGCTGGGCAGCTCGAGCAATGAACCCTACATCACCATCGGGCGGCACGACGGCCTGAAAGCCGGCGACGCCTTCCTGCTGTGCTCCGACGGCCTCTGGCATTATTTCAGCGATGCCGAACTGGGTGCCGCGCTGGCAATGAATTCGCCGCGACAGGCTTCCGAAATGCTGATCAAGAAAGCCCGTGAACGCGCGGCCGGCACGGTAGCGGACAATTGCACTCTGGCCATCGTCAAGCTGGTGACGCTGCCAAAGGAACAACGCAACTACACTGTCGGAAAAATGGGGCGGGCAGTCTAG
- a CDS encoding YdcH family protein: MSKAAVEDIQRRIIELEVEHRDLDAVIDLLSRALRPEELQLRRLKKRKLQLKDHITLLKMQLIPDIPA; the protein is encoded by the coding sequence ATGAGCAAAGCCGCCGTGGAAGATATTCAACGCCGTATCATTGAACTGGAAGTCGAGCACCGCGATCTGGATGCGGTGATCGACCTGTTGTCGCGTGCTTTGCGGCCGGAGGAGCTGCAATTGCGGCGCCTCAAAAAGCGCAAGTTACAGTTAAAAGACCATATCACATTGTTGAAAATGCAATTGATTCCTGATATCCCGGCCTGA